A genomic window from Oryctolagus cuniculus chromosome 12, mOryCun1.1, whole genome shotgun sequence includes:
- the SLC22A17 gene encoding solute carrier family 22 member 17 isoform X1: MASDPIFTLAPPLHCHYGGFPPNATGWEQPPNASGVGVASAALAASAASRVATSTDPACSGFAPPDFNHCLKDWDYNGLPVLTTNAIGQWDLVCDLGWQVILEQILFILGFASGYLFLGYPADRFGRRGIVLLTLGLVGPCGVGGAAAGSSTGVMALRFLLGFLLAGIDLGVYLMRLELCDPTQRLRVALAGELVGVGGHFLFLGLALVSKDWRFLQRMITAPCILFLFYGWPGLFLESARWLIVKRQIEEAQSVLRILAERNRPHGQMLGEEAQEALQDLENTCPLPATSSFSFASLLNYRNIWKNLLILGFTNFIAHAIRHCYQPVGGGGSPSDFYLCSLLASGTAALACVFLGVTVDRFGRRGILLLSMTLTGIASLVLLGLWDYLNEAAVTTFSVLGLFSSQAAAILSTLLAAEVIPTTVRGRGLGLIMALGALGGLSGPAQRLHMGHGAFLQHVVLAACALLCILSIMLLPETKRKLLPEALRDGELCRRPSLLRQPPPHRCDHVPLLATPNPAL; the protein is encoded by the exons ATGGCCTCGGACCCCATCTTCACGCTGGCGCCCCCGCTGCATTGCCACTACGGCGGCTTCCCCCCCAATGCCACTGGCTGGGAACAGCCCCCCAATGCCAGCGGCGTCGGCGTCGCCAGCGCGGCCCTAGCAGCCAGCGCCGCCAGCCGCGTCGCCACCAGCACAGACCCTGCGTGTAGCGGCTTCGCCCCGCCGGACTTCAACCACTGCCTCAAAGACTGGGACTATAACGGCCTGCCCGTGCTCACCACCAACGCCATCGGCCAG TGGGATCTGGTGTGTGACCTGGGCTGGCAGGTGATCCTGGAGCAGATCCTCTTCATCTTGGGCTTTGCCTCCGGCTACCTGTTCCTGGGTTACCCCGCAGACAG GTTTGGCCGTCGTGGGATTGTCCTGCTGACCTTGGGGCTGGTGGGCCCCTGTGGagtgggaggggctgctgctggcTCCTCCACAGGTGTCATGGCTCTCCGGTTCCTCCTGGGCTTCTTGCTTGCCGGCATTGACCTTGGTGTCTACCTGATGC GCCTGGAGCTGTGCGACCCAACACAGAGGCTTCGGGTGGCCCTGGCAGGGgagttggtgggggtgggggggcacttcCTGTTCCTGGGCCTGGCCCTTGTCTCTAAGGACTGGCGGTTTCTGCAGCGAATGATCACCGCTCCCTGCATCCTCTTCCTGTTTTATGG CTGGCCGGGTCTGTTTCTGGAGTCTGCGCGGTGGCTGATAGTGAAGCGGCAGATCGAGGAGGCCCAGTCTGTGCTGAGGATCCTGGCTGAGCGGAACCGGCCGCATGGGCAGATGCTGGGGGAGGAAGCCCAAGAAGCCCTGCAGG ACCTGGAGAACACCTGCCCTCTCCCTGCaacatcttccttttccttcGCTTCCCTCCTCAACTACCGCAACATCTGGAAAAATCTGCTTATCCTGGGCTTCACCAA tTTCATCGCCCACGCCATTCGTCACTGCTACCAgccagtgggaggaggagggagcccaTCGGATTTCTACCTGTGCTCCCTGCTGGCCAGCGGCACGGCGGCCCTGGCCTGCGTCTTCCTGGGGGTCACCGTGGACCGATTTGGCCGCCGGGGCATCCTGCTCCTCTCGATGACTCTGACTGGCATCGCATCCCTGGTCCTGCTGGGCCTGTGGGACT ATCTGAACGAGGCGGCCGTCACCACCTTCTCTGTCCTGGGGCTCTTCTCCTCCCAAGCTGCTGCCATCCTCAGCACCCTCCTTGCTGCCGAAGTCATCCCGACCACTGTCCG GGGCCGCGGCCTGGGCCTGATCATGGCTCTGGGGGCGCTCGGGGGGCTGAGCGGCCCGGCCCAGCGCCTCCACATGGGCCATGGAGCCTTCCTGCAGCACGTGGTGCTGGCGGCCTGTGCCCTGCTCTGCATCCTCAGCATCATGCTGCTGCCCGAGACCAAGCGCAAGCTCCTGCCCGAGGCGCTGCGGGACGGGGAGCTGTGCCGCCGGCCATCCCTGCTGCGGCAGCCCCCGCCGCACCGCTGCGACCACGTCCCGCTGCTTGCCACCCCCAACCCTGCCCTCTGA
- the SLC22A17 gene encoding solute carrier family 22 member 17 isoform X2: MITAPCILFLFYGWPGLFLESARWLIVKRQIEEAQSVLRILAERNRPHGQMLGEEAQEALQDLENTCPLPATSSFSFASLLNYRNIWKNLLILGFTNFIAHAIRHCYQPVGGGGSPSDFYLCSLLASGTAALACVFLGVTVDRFGRRGILLLSMTLTGIASLVLLGLWDYLNEAAVTTFSVLGLFSSQAAAILSTLLAAEVIPTTVRGRGLGLIMALGALGGLSGPAQRLHMGHGAFLQHVVLAACALLCILSIMLLPETKRKLLPEALRDGELCRRPSLLRQPPPHRCDHVPLLATPNPAL; encoded by the exons ATGATCACCGCTCCCTGCATCCTCTTCCTGTTTTATGG CTGGCCGGGTCTGTTTCTGGAGTCTGCGCGGTGGCTGATAGTGAAGCGGCAGATCGAGGAGGCCCAGTCTGTGCTGAGGATCCTGGCTGAGCGGAACCGGCCGCATGGGCAGATGCTGGGGGAGGAAGCCCAAGAAGCCCTGCAGG ACCTGGAGAACACCTGCCCTCTCCCTGCaacatcttccttttccttcGCTTCCCTCCTCAACTACCGCAACATCTGGAAAAATCTGCTTATCCTGGGCTTCACCAA tTTCATCGCCCACGCCATTCGTCACTGCTACCAgccagtgggaggaggagggagcccaTCGGATTTCTACCTGTGCTCCCTGCTGGCCAGCGGCACGGCGGCCCTGGCCTGCGTCTTCCTGGGGGTCACCGTGGACCGATTTGGCCGCCGGGGCATCCTGCTCCTCTCGATGACTCTGACTGGCATCGCATCCCTGGTCCTGCTGGGCCTGTGGGACT ATCTGAACGAGGCGGCCGTCACCACCTTCTCTGTCCTGGGGCTCTTCTCCTCCCAAGCTGCTGCCATCCTCAGCACCCTCCTTGCTGCCGAAGTCATCCCGACCACTGTCCG GGGCCGCGGCCTGGGCCTGATCATGGCTCTGGGGGCGCTCGGGGGGCTGAGCGGCCCGGCCCAGCGCCTCCACATGGGCCATGGAGCCTTCCTGCAGCACGTGGTGCTGGCGGCCTGTGCCCTGCTCTGCATCCTCAGCATCATGCTGCTGCCCGAGACCAAGCGCAAGCTCCTGCCCGAGGCGCTGCGGGACGGGGAGCTGTGCCGCCGGCCATCCCTGCTGCGGCAGCCCCCGCCGCACCGCTGCGACCACGTCCCGCTGCTTGCCACCCCCAACCCTGCCCTCTGA